In one window of Pseudobdellovibrionaceae bacterium DNA:
- a CDS encoding RsmB/NOP family class I SAM-dependent RNA methyltransferase has translation MKIHRPIYEALVEALDQCFNQGLYADKIVEQIGKEKSRWGARDRRQFAEALYDIVRWWRRLCFCLDENVFGSKSISTDHFKAIVSLWAEQKGYSLQGIEPSLKVNYDLARWDTANERAVRESIPDALDEMGARELGDVWEPVLHHLNIQASPYLRVNTLKIHPQGLIQELAKEDVEVDLVPDVSDALKLVQRKNVFITQAYKKGYFEMQDAGSQLIAPLTAVKSGDRVIDACAGAGGKTLHLAALMKNKGRIVALDVHEWKLKELKKRAARAGVDIVETRTIDSTKVIKRLHGTADVVLLDVPCSGTGTMRRKPDLKWKLTMDEIQRVRGLQMQLLDNYSKMVKDEAGKALVYATCSVLPSENEEQVASFLKRSDGRWKLAEEIRVWPHQTDFDGFYAARLERN, from the coding sequence GTGAAAATCCATCGTCCAATTTATGAAGCCTTGGTTGAGGCCCTCGATCAGTGTTTCAATCAAGGGTTGTATGCCGACAAGATTGTTGAGCAAATCGGTAAAGAAAAATCACGGTGGGGAGCCCGGGATCGCCGGCAATTTGCTGAGGCTTTGTATGATATTGTTAGGTGGTGGCGGCGTTTGTGTTTTTGTCTTGATGAAAATGTTTTCGGTTCAAAATCAATTTCAACAGACCACTTTAAAGCAATAGTGAGTCTGTGGGCGGAGCAGAAGGGTTATTCTCTGCAGGGTATAGAGCCCAGTTTAAAAGTAAATTATGACCTCGCTCGCTGGGATACCGCAAATGAACGAGCGGTTCGGGAGTCCATTCCTGATGCATTGGATGAGATGGGGGCGCGGGAGCTTGGCGATGTCTGGGAGCCCGTTTTACATCACCTCAATATTCAGGCCTCACCTTATTTAAGAGTAAACACGCTGAAAATTCATCCACAGGGATTAATACAAGAATTGGCCAAAGAGGATGTGGAAGTGGACCTTGTGCCGGATGTTTCCGATGCTTTGAAGCTCGTGCAACGAAAAAACGTGTTTATTACCCAGGCCTACAAGAAGGGTTATTTTGAAATGCAAGATGCGGGCTCGCAGCTGATTGCACCGCTGACCGCGGTCAAAAGTGGTGATCGCGTCATCGATGCTTGTGCGGGGGCCGGCGGAAAGACACTGCATTTGGCGGCCTTAATGAAGAACAAGGGTCGAATAGTGGCATTGGATGTTCATGAGTGGAAGCTTAAGGAGCTAAAAAAGCGGGCGGCCCGCGCTGGGGTAGATATCGTGGAAACTCGCACCATAGATAGCACAAAAGTGATCAAGCGCCTACATGGAACAGCCGATGTGGTGCTGCTTGATGTACCTTGTTCGGGCACAGGCACGATGAGGAGAAAGCCCGACCTAAAGTGGAAGCTGACTATGGACGAGATTCAGCGAGTTCGGGGATTGCAAATGCAACTTCTCGATAATTACAGCAAGATGGTCAAAGACGAGGCGGGAAAGGCTCTCGTATATGCCACTTGCAGTGTTTTGCCCTCAGAGAATGAAGAGCAGGTGGCGAGCTTTTTAAAGAGATCTGACGGCCGCTGGAAACTCGCAGAAGAGATAAGAGTTTGGCCACATCAGACCGATTTTGATGGTTTTTATGCCGCTCGGTTGGAGCGCAATTGA
- a CDS encoding kinase/pyrophosphorylase gives MSERKFTVYIISDGTGETASSIVKAALVQYSEKDINIVKCKNVRRTEQVENLVDEAHQRHGIIVFTLVSEDLRQKIRESASSKGLPCVDLLGPLLEGFDSYFGGAGSTSQAGLLRMVDERYFKRIEAIEYTVKHDDGKLPADLNQADIVLVGISRTSKTPLSIFLSHKGWKVANVPLVLDQPPPKELFEVDQRKIVGLIIDSDSLYHIRRTRLEKFNQDPGGHYASREYIQKEIDYAMDLYKKNKRWPVFNITHRALEETAGEIIRVVASRMDLPYEALL, from the coding sequence ATGAGCGAACGAAAATTTACAGTTTACATCATTTCGGACGGCACCGGCGAAACGGCCAGTAGCATTGTAAAGGCCGCGCTGGTTCAGTACTCTGAAAAAGACATCAATATCGTTAAGTGCAAAAATGTTCGTCGCACCGAGCAGGTGGAAAACCTCGTTGATGAGGCTCATCAAAGACATGGAATCATTGTTTTTACACTTGTCAGTGAAGATTTGCGGCAAAAAATACGTGAATCGGCATCCAGTAAAGGGCTGCCATGCGTAGATTTACTTGGCCCCTTGCTTGAAGGTTTTGATAGCTATTTCGGAGGAGCTGGCAGCACATCACAGGCCGGTCTGTTGCGAATGGTTGATGAACGATATTTCAAGCGCATCGAAGCTATTGAATACACGGTCAAACACGATGACGGAAAACTACCTGCTGATTTAAACCAAGCCGACATCGTGCTTGTTGGCATTAGCCGCACCAGTAAAACTCCACTTTCTATTTTTTTGAGTCACAAAGGATGGAAGGTGGCCAATGTGCCCTTGGTCCTAGATCAACCACCACCAAAAGAGCTTTTTGAAGTGGACCAGCGAAAGATTGTCGGCCTTATTATTGACAGTGACAGTCTTTATCACATTCGCCGAACTCGACTTGAGAAATTCAATCAAGATCCGGGCGGACATTACGCCAGTCGCGAGTACATCCAAAAAGAAATTGATTACGCCATGGATCTTTACAAAAAAAATAAGCGATGGCCGGTGTTTAATATCACACACCGTGCTCTTGAAGAAACAGCTGGAGAGATCATTCGGGTGGTGGCCTCTCGAATGGATCTCCCCTACGAAGCTCTGCTTTAG
- a CDS encoding S8 family serine peptidase: MNTTSHHNPLRIWIAASIAVISTACSQAIVPSHQIQKVAPLSADGVGYIVSNADEGDIALVLITYPEAKVRFISAQHDTYELFNVAREEIKSLLPDSTVQKNRFFKPTTINDHKDPKSVYSLLSTQLLSSETGLPDINNCKESNKTPIISVDTSATLADLSSGTLELGETLHISTAASAPHSDIAGALRSAWVVLPPEDSEQQDSILVGSDLHYKPDSYGLYIFAAIVQDQAGVCNDFAIPLVVTGNDPYLQTAPSLPSTPEWSLFTHLPLIQAEASWKLGQGEGTIIAIIDSGVNYNHEAINSNVHVNTLEISGNGIDDDNNGVVDDIVGYDFANGDNWPFDDQGHGSHVAALAASPLFGTAREAKIMSLKALSPLGGDIASIVGAIYYAVDNGASVINMSFGAYDELIDPDMQKAMDYAMSRDVLLVAAAGNGHPEFGYGLDTDTRPNYPSAMANENILAVAATTKKDRLTFYSNYGQKTVDLGAPGGAGGDELIYSAYYKNAKGILYKGMAGTSMASPIVAGVAAQVRSANPKLSALEVKQILMETGKPAPGLETTTVSGRRLDALAAMKKATSWTSKLWTAL, encoded by the coding sequence ATGAATACAACTAGCCATCACAATCCGTTGCGGATTTGGATCGCGGCCAGCATAGCCGTTATCTCAACCGCCTGCTCACAAGCCATTGTTCCATCACACCAAATACAAAAGGTCGCGCCGCTATCGGCTGACGGCGTTGGTTACATTGTTTCCAATGCTGATGAAGGTGATATCGCGCTAGTCCTTATTACCTATCCGGAGGCGAAGGTTCGCTTTATCAGTGCACAACACGATACTTATGAATTATTCAATGTGGCGCGCGAGGAAATCAAATCTCTTTTGCCAGATTCAACTGTTCAAAAGAACCGATTCTTTAAGCCGACCACGATTAATGATCACAAAGACCCAAAAAGTGTTTATAGCCTGCTTTCCACCCAATTGTTGAGTAGCGAGACGGGGCTCCCTGATATCAACAACTGCAAAGAGAGCAACAAAACACCAATCATATCTGTTGATACAAGCGCCACATTGGCTGACCTTTCTTCCGGCACACTAGAGCTAGGCGAGACACTTCACATTTCCACAGCGGCAAGTGCTCCGCACTCTGATATTGCTGGCGCTTTACGTTCGGCTTGGGTGGTTCTACCTCCGGAAGATTCCGAACAACAAGACTCTATTTTAGTGGGATCAGACCTTCACTATAAACCTGACTCCTATGGGCTCTACATTTTTGCCGCCATTGTGCAGGATCAAGCAGGGGTCTGTAATGACTTTGCTATTCCGCTTGTGGTGACCGGCAACGACCCGTACTTGCAAACCGCGCCTTCGTTGCCAAGCACCCCGGAATGGTCGCTGTTCACACATCTTCCTTTGATCCAAGCCGAGGCGTCCTGGAAACTTGGACAGGGTGAAGGTACAATTATTGCGATTATTGATTCTGGTGTGAATTACAACCACGAAGCCATCAATTCAAATGTTCACGTAAACACACTTGAGATATCCGGCAATGGCATCGATGACGACAACAACGGTGTTGTAGATGATATTGTGGGATATGATTTTGCCAATGGCGACAACTGGCCTTTTGATGATCAAGGTCACGGAAGCCATGTCGCCGCATTGGCCGCATCTCCCCTTTTTGGCACAGCTCGAGAAGCAAAAATTATGAGTCTAAAAGCACTCAGTCCATTGGGCGGTGATATTGCCAGTATTGTGGGAGCCATTTACTATGCCGTGGATAACGGAGCCTCTGTCATCAACATGTCGTTTGGCGCCTACGATGAGTTGATCGATCCAGATATGCAAAAAGCTATGGACTATGCTATGAGCCGAGATGTGTTACTTGTGGCCGCTGCGGGCAACGGACACCCTGAATTCGGCTACGGGCTAGATACGGACACTAGACCCAATTACCCATCAGCCATGGCCAATGAAAACATTCTCGCTGTTGCGGCAACGACAAAAAAAGATCGCCTTACGTTTTACTCCAACTATGGGCAAAAAACAGTGGACCTCGGAGCCCCAGGCGGTGCCGGTGGAGATGAGTTGATCTATTCGGCCTACTACAAAAACGCCAAGGGCATACTTTATAAAGGTATGGCAGGCACATCAATGGCCTCTCCCATTGTGGCCGGGGTGGCTGCGCAAGTGCGAAGTGCTAACCCAAAACTGTCAGCCCTTGAAGTGAAGCAGATTTTGATGGAAACAGGAAAGCCCGCGCCAGGCCTTGAGACAACCACGGTCTCTGGCCGAAGGCTCGATGCTCTAGCGGCTATGAAAAAAGCCACAAGTTGGACCTCAAAATTGTGGACCGCTTTGTAA
- the nusB gene encoding transcription antitermination factor NusB, with protein MPATNVRRKSRELALQVEFQREFVSDVDVKTSLEYFKKSFSAPMEVWSYAEELLQGIYQHKEEIDNLIQSHSSNWKMERMAMVDRNLLRIAVFEICFSQGQIPPNAAINEAIEIAKKYGTTESAAFLNGILDEIAKGCVS; from the coding sequence ATGCCTGCCACAAATGTGAGAAGAAAATCTCGCGAACTTGCCCTGCAGGTAGAATTCCAACGGGAATTTGTTAGCGACGTCGATGTAAAAACCAGCCTTGAATATTTTAAAAAAAGTTTTTCAGCCCCCATGGAAGTGTGGTCGTATGCCGAAGAACTTTTACAAGGAATTTATCAGCACAAAGAAGAAATCGACAATCTCATTCAAAGCCACAGCTCAAATTGGAAAATGGAACGAATGGCAATGGTAGATCGAAATCTTTTGCGGATTGCTGTTTTTGAAATCTGCTTCAGCCAAGGCCAAATTCCTCCCAATGCAGCCATTAACGAGGCGATTGAGATTGCAAAAAAATATGGAACCACAGAGTCGGCGGCCTTTCTCAACGGCATTTTAGATGAAATCGCCAAAGGTTGCGTCTCATAA
- a CDS encoding dicarboxylate/amino acid:cation symporter — MPWYRKLHWRIILGLVFGLLFGVIAAASGWGSFTANWIAPLGTIFINLLKLIAVPLVIASLVTGVASLSDIGKLSRIGGKTISIYILTTAVAVTIGLVVVNIFEPGYSVPADLRDSLQASYEGAATSKFAAAESAKQRGPLQPIVDMVPSNFFESAADNRNMLQVVFVAILLGIGLIQVSEKRAQPVVDVFHGLNDVVIRIVDIIMLMAPVGVFALIADTITSVAGDDLGNVLALLQALGYYCFVVIIGLAIHTFGVIPAVLKLFSPMKVSTFFKGIAPAQMLAFSTSSSGATLPLTMERCEEKLGVSEEVSSFVLPLGATINMDGTALYQAVAAVFIAQALGIDLTLGNQLTIVLTTVLASIGTAAVPGAGIVMLIIILESVGVPSTGIALILGVDRILDMLRTTTNITGDAMVATIVAASENQLGTPSLDEKEDEVRLHR, encoded by the coding sequence ATGCCGTGGTATCGAAAGCTACATTGGAGAATCATTTTAGGTCTAGTGTTCGGCCTATTGTTTGGAGTGATCGCCGCTGCTAGTGGCTGGGGCTCATTCACCGCCAATTGGATTGCGCCTCTTGGCACTATATTTATTAATCTTTTAAAACTCATCGCTGTCCCATTGGTGATTGCTTCTTTGGTGACCGGTGTGGCGTCGCTATCTGATATCGGCAAACTCTCTCGTATTGGTGGCAAGACCATCTCCATTTATATACTGACAACGGCGGTGGCCGTGACTATCGGGCTTGTGGTCGTCAATATCTTTGAACCTGGGTACAGTGTGCCGGCAGACCTTCGCGATAGCTTGCAGGCGTCCTATGAGGGTGCGGCCACATCAAAGTTTGCGGCTGCAGAATCTGCAAAACAGCGCGGGCCGCTGCAACCTATTGTGGATATGGTGCCAAGTAACTTTTTTGAATCAGCGGCAGATAATCGCAATATGTTGCAAGTGGTGTTTGTTGCCATACTTCTAGGGATTGGTTTAATTCAGGTCAGTGAAAAGCGGGCTCAACCAGTGGTAGATGTGTTTCATGGCCTCAACGATGTGGTGATTCGAATTGTGGACATTATCATGCTTATGGCGCCAGTGGGGGTATTTGCTCTGATCGCCGACACAATCACTTCAGTAGCTGGCGACGACTTAGGAAATGTTCTCGCGCTGCTGCAGGCGCTTGGCTACTATTGCTTCGTCGTGATTATCGGACTAGCCATTCACACTTTTGGTGTTATCCCTGCCGTGTTGAAATTATTTTCACCGATGAAAGTCTCCACTTTTTTTAAAGGCATTGCCCCGGCCCAAATGCTGGCATTCTCCACGAGCTCAAGTGGAGCCACTCTCCCCTTAACCATGGAGCGCTGTGAAGAAAAATTGGGCGTTTCCGAAGAAGTGTCATCCTTTGTGCTGCCTTTGGGTGCGACGATCAATATGGATGGCACAGCCTTGTATCAAGCTGTAGCCGCGGTGTTCATTGCACAAGCCTTGGGAATAGACTTAACTCTTGGCAATCAGCTCACCATTGTCTTAACGACGGTGCTCGCTTCCATCGGCACAGCCGCAGTGCCTGGCGCCGGTATTGTGATGTTAATTATAATCCTGGAATCCGTCGGTGTCCCCAGTACAGGTATCGCACTCATACTCGGCGTTGACAGAATACTCGATATGCTTCGAACAACCACCAACATCACGGGTGATGCCATGGTTGCAACCATTGTGGCTGCCAGCGAAAATCAACTAGGTACTCCAAGCCTCGATGAAAAAGAAGACGAAGTGCGCCTGCACCGATAA
- the nrdR gene encoding transcriptional repressor NrdR gives MLCPHCASENNRVLETRMQKEGSIRRRRACNDCQERFTTLETVIRQMPYVAKKDGRREPFDIEKLRKSLRLACMKRPVSVKQIDDIVEKITRQVLSNNDKEIGTMTVGQAVMRALRELDDVAYVRFASVYRNFKDVNEFLKVLEQDKDVTL, from the coding sequence ATGCTTTGCCCCCATTGTGCCTCAGAAAATAACCGGGTTCTCGAAACTCGAATGCAAAAAGAAGGCTCCATTCGGCGCCGCCGTGCTTGTAACGACTGCCAAGAGCGATTTACCACCCTAGAGACTGTTATTCGACAAATGCCCTATGTGGCCAAAAAAGATGGTCGCAGGGAGCCCTTTGACATCGAAAAATTACGAAAGAGTCTGCGCTTAGCCTGCATGAAGCGGCCCGTGAGCGTGAAACAAATCGACGACATTGTGGAGAAAATCACTCGACAAGTGCTCAGTAATAACGATAAAGAAATCGGCACAATGACAGTAGGACAAGCCGTAATGCGGGCGTTACGAGAGCTCGACGATGTGGCCTATGTCCGCTTTGCGAGCGTGTATCGCAACTTCAAAGATGTGAATGAGTTCTTGAAAGTTCTCGAACAAGATAAAGACGTAACCCTTTAG
- a CDS encoding LysR family transcriptional regulator, whose translation MTAAAEKLFLTQPAVSQQIRALEDEMGVSLLVRGVRQVKPTMQGQLLYDYAKRILHLTQQAEIAIQTISQDISGDLRIATTNSFGLYLIGPIVGLFLKHNTSLNMKLTYGTARDIIEDMRHNRVDVAVLPDLKNEYGIELDDFEGRFVLKDEMWLVASGKDATIPPSITMDQFASMPIVGQTDYYPGFGKKLYRRLEELKVPYKPVFESDNVGTLKRVVESGLGWGFLPSHSIKKQVRARRMTHIRVDEMNYSVNVNMYARRAEGLSQMVEVFYRAIQQQALTAN comes from the coding sequence ATGACTGCCGCAGCAGAAAAACTTTTTTTGACTCAACCAGCAGTGAGCCAACAAATCAGAGCCCTGGAAGATGAAATGGGTGTGTCATTGCTTGTGCGAGGAGTGCGGCAGGTTAAGCCCACTATGCAGGGGCAACTCCTCTACGATTATGCCAAGCGCATTTTACACCTCACCCAACAAGCCGAAATTGCCATTCAAACAATATCACAAGATATTTCTGGTGATTTAAGAATTGCCACGACAAATTCGTTTGGTCTTTATTTAATTGGACCTATTGTGGGGTTGTTTTTAAAACACAACACGAGCCTTAACATGAAGCTCACTTACGGAACCGCACGAGATATTATCGAAGACATGCGCCACAACCGGGTGGATGTGGCTGTTTTGCCGGATTTGAAAAACGAGTACGGCATAGAGTTAGATGATTTCGAAGGCCGATTTGTATTGAAAGATGAAATGTGGCTTGTGGCTTCGGGAAAAGATGCGACCATACCACCGTCAATCACTATGGATCAATTTGCCTCAATGCCCATAGTTGGCCAGACGGATTATTACCCTGGATTTGGTAAAAAACTTTATCGCCGCTTAGAAGAATTAAAAGTGCCCTATAAACCGGTTTTTGAATCAGACAACGTGGGTACCTTAAAGCGTGTTGTAGAATCTGGTCTGGGCTGGGGATTTTTACCTTCGCACAGTATTAAAAAGCAGGTGCGGGCTCGAAGGATGACCCATATACGGGTGGATGAAATGAACTACTCGGTGAACGTGAACATGTATGCTCGTCGGGCCGAAGGATTATCGCAGATGGTAGAAGTGTTCTATCGGGCGATTCAACAACAAGCCCTGACGGCCAACTAA